A region of the Oncorhynchus gorbuscha isolate QuinsamMale2020 ecotype Even-year linkage group LG02, OgorEven_v1.0, whole genome shotgun sequence genome:
ctaacaatttaataaatgttagaatgaggctgtaacgtaacaaaatgtggaaaaagtcaaggggtctgaatactttccaaaggcactgtgtcTACATAATATAAGCTCCATATCTCTGTCTACAGAAAGGGGATAGATCTTATCAGCCATCTGGACATTTACAAGATGATCAACTCCAGTAAAAGGAGATTAGATGAGTGCCTTATGTATTTGACAAATGGTTAATTGGCCTGACGTAGCCACTGACCCTAAAAGTACATGTTGCAGGAGGATAATCTTCTTAGAAGGAGCGTTCAATTAACCAGACTAAATGATGAGAAACATGGTGCAGATGAGGAGATGCAGCTATgaacaatttctctctctctctctctctctctctctctctctctctctctctctctctctctctctctctctcctctctctctccaccacccccttACAAAATATTATATGACTTCCCATTGTAAAATGAATCTGTTTCTGAGCCCTGCAGTATTGTTTCTGCAAGAGTAGACAGTACAGGGCAGTGAGGCCATGTCATTATTCCCCCATTGGCCCTCTATAGCAGAGATCAGAGCCTACTGTACATTACCCATATTCCTAGGGGCCAAGCAATCTCTGTATGAGACCTGTGGTAGGGTATTACTGTGTTGATGCGTTTCACTATCAGGGACTATGTGTAAATAGTGTGTTATTCTACCAGGGTGGTTTTTCCTCCACCACCTCTGGGTATCATAGCCACTAGTACATAATCAAAACTCAGGGGCCATATCCTCAGGCCAGGAAcaacacaagcatgcacacacttactcacacacacaaacacacacgcaaacaaataaacacacacacacacactcacagggctgATCCGTAAACCCTGTAGTGCCAACTGTGAGTCATGGCAGCCTGTTGACATTCTGTAACTGTGATATATGCCAGCGGATGAATGTGTAATTAGGCCTTGGCAGGGACTCCACAGTTACTTAGCTCCACACTTCATTATTGTCCACACCCCCCCCGGTTGCTTCTAACCCTACAGCCACACTGATGATTTAAGCTAATGTAGGAACAGAACGGGAGAAaccttctcttctctgtttcctCTGGTGGAGGGCCATTCTCCTGCTGTAAGGGATTTGCTGGTTGTTTTAAAACGTTTTGATTCAAAGAGTTTAGACATGTAAGAAAGCATTGTATGTGATACCGTGGAATGATTCAGGTGTGTATTCTTCTTTTATTTGGAAACCTGGAAACAAGTGGAGGGGTCATACATCCATACTTTTGGTATAAGATATAAAAAGACTCAAATGACAACAAAACAAAGTAAAATAACATTTTGGGATTATTATAGGGTAATAGCAGTTGCACTAAGCTAATTAggcattgatatatatatatttatatttatttaaacaATGGGGAAATATAATTAATCAAAATTATAATTGATATCATAATCTAGTAATTGTATGCAATCGTCCAAGCAGGAGTTGTAAAAAaaagcatatacagtatattacttgATGGTTCatgaaaaatgaaaataaaaaaatgcaGTTTGAATGCAGTTATATGTGCAGTTTGAGTTACGGATAAGCCACTTTCTCACAGATCCCTAACTTCAGTTGACCACATGGTACATCATTCCAGCTCTGCTCTGTCTTAGAATAAATTAAGCTTCTCTCAGCACAGTCCTCTTCACCGCCGTAACTGTTAGGCTCTCCACTCTTCCAGTACCTGTAACCAATCAAGACCCAGCCCTCAGTTTACAAACACAAAGTAAATGGAATGTAATGTAAAGAAATTGAGGCCTGTGGCTTTAAATGAAATACAGTTATTATGGGACATTAGAATATTTAAATGTCTTACAATATGGTCAGTGGTGTTCCATCCACCCATTTCCaagacccctctgtctctctgtcagacagaccAATCCAGAACATCCCATTGAATCCATTGATAAAATTCTAAAATATTGGCACAGACATTTAATGTCAACAAAACTCAATGAATccttcatcaataactagggccAGTTGTTTTCTGGGGTTTTTCTTTCATCAATATTTCCATCATTATCCAATAGGGTTGCTGCAGGTATAAAATCCTAGGACATATTAAATGACACAAGCTTGAGTGTTTGGTGGGGGGGGGTCCCCTAAGCCTTGAAAGTCACTAGACCTGGGTTCAAGTCTCGGTTGGGGCTATCCACACAGTGATGTGTAGaatcactgatctacaaataGTATTCCCTGCCAAATAATAGGCTTTGTGCAATTAAAATGTGTAGAGCTATGCCTTCCCTGGCGATTGATTAAAGAACATTTCCTAGAATTTTCTACCTGAAGCAAACCTAGTGGATAATGCTGGAAATAACAGTTCAAGAAAAATAAATCACCAAAACAGCTACCAATAACTACAACACCatttctactgctgctactaccactactattcatttacctctctctctctctctctctctctctctctctctctctctctctctctctctctctctctctctctctctctctctctctctctctctctctctctctctctctctctctctcactcacctgtTCCTCTCTGCTGTCTATGATCACCAGGTCGGCTCCACTCCCTACACAGTCCTGTTTGCTCTGCTCCCAAGTCTTCTCCACAGTGGAGAAGAGGTAAAAACTGGATCCAAAATGACGCCATCCCATTTTAAAATGATGCTCTGTTGAAGCGCAAAGGAGCACACATGTTCAAGCGGCAGCTTCATACTTCATAAACCCATGAACCCAATAACACTAATAATGACAATAATATTTGCGattgttatggtgtgtgtgattGAATTCTAGCCAGTCCAAATGGTGTGGTCAGATAAGGATAACTCACTCACCCATAAACAATAATTTATTTTGAAGGTTAACTATCTCCCCCTTCAgctggtctgtctctgtcaatAGCTTAGTCTGCTCCTCCTCAAAGTCACTTGCCACTCTGTTGTCTGCAAAGAAACATAAAAAGCAATGACCAAAATAATCACACTAAAACAACCTGACTATCAATGATATAAAACTGGGTAAACTCACAGTGGGCACAAAGGCCTATGATCCCAGTCAGTAAAAGAACACACAGCAGCCCCAGACACACAACAGCAGCTTTGAGGTGGTTACTCTTTGCTGAGGATCAAAGACATGATTTACAGCTTACTGTGGTACAGCTTAGCAGGTTGTGAAAGATGTGTGTGCTGTTTTTTTATCTTACCAAATTGTTCCCTTCTTGCCATACCACTGGAGGTGACATCCTGGGTCTCAATGTTGGGGTCATGAAGAACCTTTACGGTTTCAGCACTAATATTAGCATAAATATTCTCCATAACATCAGTACTTTTCAGTTCATCCTTCTCAATGGTGTCAGTTGGTAAAGGTTATACTGAGTCTATACAGTGTTTTAAAACTGTATGTCCTTTCACCATCCCATTTTTTGACTGACATTTCCGGAAGTCGGTCAAATAAGCTGATACATATTTCAACACTGTCAAGAAAAGAGAACCAAAAGTATAATTTCTGGTTAGGGTTGCGGAACCTCTAACATTATATTGAGAGAGGCATGTTTTTAAACTGAATTCTCTTAGATTTTCAAATGGTGAGTTCCTAATTCGTAcagaagtagctagcaagttatgCTAAAGTTAGCTAACCAAAATAATGTTTAAAATGCCATGGCGGAATGCCTCTTGCGTTAACTCTTAACTTCCCACAAAGATTTTAATCATAACACGACATCCATTCCATTTAGCTACTGTTTTGTtgaacagtgccttcagaaactattcataccccttgacttattccacatcttGTTTTACAGTCTGAATGCAAacattttctcacccatctacataaaatactccataatgacaaagtgaaaacatgtttttagaaagttTTGCAAATTAATTGAAAatagaaatacagaaataagTATTCTCACCCCTGAGTCGGTACCGTACATAttagctgtaatcgctgccaaaagtgattctatgtacctttctgggtaagtctcagattttcacacctggattgtacaatatttgcacattatactTTTTTAAATACTGCAAGATCCGTcatgttggttgttgatcattgctagacagcaatTTTCAAATATTGCCATAggttttcaagccaatttaaatcaaaactgtagCTAGGCCACTCAAGCATTCAATACCGTCTTGGTAAGCGActgcagtgtatatttggccttgtgttttaggttattttcctgctgaaacgtgaatttgtctcccaatttctggtgaaaagcagactaaaacaggttttcctctaggattttgcctgtgcttatctcTATACCTTTTCTTTTTAttatgaaaaactccctagtccttgccaatgacaagcaaacccataacatgatgcagccaccatcatgcttgaaaatatgaagagttctcagtgatgtgttgtgttggatttgcctcaaacataaaactttgtgttcaggacataaagttaatttctttgccacatttttattttgttatttttattctgtacaagttCTTcaatctgtcatttaggttaagcagttgaagctaggggggcgctatttcattattggattaaaaaaacgtgcccgttttaagcgcaatattttgtcacaaaaatatgctcgactatgcatataattgccagctttggaaagaaaacactctgacgttttcaaaactgcaaagatattatctgtgggtgccccagaactgatcgtacaggcaaaaccaagatgcaacctcaaacaggaaatgagcaggatttttgaggttctgttttccattgtctccttatatggctgtgaaagcgccacaaatgagcctgccctttctaccgtttctccaagttgtctgcagcattgtgacgtatttgtaggcacatcattggccataagagactacatttaccaggggtccgcccagtgtcctttgttgaaattgttgcgtaatctccaagctgctcgcattcatccatgtgattgagacagagaggagacttccaggaatgatatatcatgaagagatatgtgaaaaacaccttgaggattgattctaaacaacgtttaccatgtttcagacgatattatggagttaatgtggaagaaagtttggcgtttggatgaatgaattttcgttttgttttggtagccaaacatgacgcagaaaacggaccaatttctcctgcacaactaatctttcaggaaaactgaacatttgctatctaactgagagtctcctacatgaaaacatccgaagttcttcaaaggtaaatgatttattgaatgtttttgctggtttttgtgaaatgttgcctgctaatgctaatgcaaaatgctaatgctaaatgctaacgctaaatgctaaatgctagtttgctatggttgagaagcatattttgaaaatctgagatgacagtgttgttaacaaaaggctaagcttgagtgcaaatagattaatttcatttcatttgtgattttcattaatagttaacgttgagttatggtaatgagcttgaggctgtattcacgatcccggatccgggatggctcgatgcAAGACGTTAATATTGTCTAGTAACTGCAATGCTGTTGagccatcctcagtgttctcttatcacagccattaaggATGGCAGTTCTTAAGGATTGGACAATTTTTTTTCAATTTCTGCcttaaatgacatacccaaatctatagctcatatgcatatccttggtaccatttgaaaggaaacactttgaagtttctgGAAATGTGCaaggaatgtagtagaatataacacaatcaATCTGAAAAAAGATAATACAAGGAAAAAAACTACCGTTATTATGTATTTCTTCTTACCATCGTCTTTGAAATGctagagaaaggccataatgtattattccagcccaggtacaatttagattttggccactagagggcatcagtgtatgtgcaaagttttagactgatccaatgaaccattgtattaatgttcaacattttgtatgaagactgcccaaatgtgtattaataacttttcatgttcaaaattgtgcactcttctcaaacaaaagcatggtattatttcactgtaatagctactgtaaattgaacagtgcagttagattaacaagaatttaagctttctgccaatattagataagtctatgtcctgggaaatgttcttgttactttcaacctcatgctaatcgcattagcttatgttagctcaactgtcccgtaGAAGTGACACCGATCCCAAAGAAGtttttaaactctgtaactgatggcctcatggtgaaatcagactacatttttaaaaatccataAAAACAAGTggcaaaaatgttataaattaatttgcattttaatgagggaaataagtatttgaccccctctcaatcagaaagatttctggcccccaggtgtcttttatacaggtaacgagctgagattaggagcacactcttaaagggagtgctcctaatctcagtttgttacctgtataagagacacctgtccacagaagcaatcaatca
Encoded here:
- the LOC123992678 gene encoding CD209 antigen-like protein E is translated as MENIYANISAETVKVLHDPNIETQDVTSSGMARREQFAKSNHLKAAVVCLGLLCVLLLTGIIGLCAHYNRVASDFEEEQTKLLTETDQLKGEIVNLQNKLLFMEHHFKMGWRHFGSSFYLFSTVEKTWEQSKQDCVGSGADLVIIDSREEQNFINGFNGMFWIGLSDRETEGSWKWVDGTPLTILYWKSGEPNSYGGEEDCAERSLIYSKTEQSWNDVPCGQLKLGICEKVAYP